The following is a genomic window from Hypomesus transpacificus isolate Combined female chromosome 14, fHypTra1, whole genome shotgun sequence.
TGTCAAATGTTTTGTGACTGTGTGGATATAAATTGGGTCTCGTCCAGAAGGACATGCAGGACCTTCAGGGCTTTTGTGTATGAATGCTCAATGCATTGTCTGTTAAGGTATGTGCCTAGGTCACATGGTCTATGTCTCTGTGCAGGGCGGACTGGCCCAGGGAACAGTGTGCCCCTCCTTACTACCCTAAATTTCGGAATGGCTGGGAGCCCCCAGCAGAGATGTTTAGGACATCGCCGTGGGAGACAGAGTGTTTGGGACCCCCCATGTCCCCCACCGGTCCCAGCTACAGGAAACCCtcagaggaggtgtggggcagGAGACACGGCTTCTAGTTCTTTCACGTTTCTCAACTCGTTTCTCATTGGCTGTAGCGTCGTCATGGTTtctaacatttgcctttgtgtCTTTTCTCTGTTAGTTCTATGGGACTCAGTCGTCCAGCTCATCCAATGGGTGAGTGGAAATGGCATTGTTTATTTCAACCACTGCTTGCTGATAACAAATGTCCTCCCTTAGCATTCGTAAACGTGTGTCATGTCCAACCTTACATAACCCTCCCTTCCTTAAATAGGTCTTACAACGGTCTGGCCTCCTCTCGAAAATACGCCAAGATACGCTATCACTTTGTGGCCCGCAACGCCAATGAGTTGTCGGTACTGCAGGACGAGGTTCTAGAGGTAAAGCAGggccagggtggggggggaggaggagggggggtggcttggaggagagggggggcggggcttagGGATAACTCTGATGATTTCCACACAGAAGGCACATAAATCTGTACCAAGGGATCACTAGAATACGTTTGCTGATTACCTTCGATGAAGACTTGACCTGGGCGTTATGTGGGGCATTTGCAGGTGATCGAGGATGACAAGCAGTGGTGGAAGCTGAGAAACCGCAGCGGTCAGGCAGGATATGTACCGTACAACATGCTGGACGTGGTCAAGCTCGAGGAACCACACGGCATGGCGGAGCCTCTCTACAGCCAGGTAATCCGCTGaccacacagccagagacagACTCACatacctttacacacacacggtccaTTTTCTCCTTCCCTGCCTATTTCTTAAGTTTTTACtcctgtgtgcatgcatgcacatgtTGACCTGcgtgtgtatgattgtgtgtgtcccTAGCCTGGACATCCCTCCAGTTCCCTGGGCCATGGGGAGAGCTTTGACATGGCCCGCCCAAACCACTGTGAGTGACACGAGCAGCACCTCGGCATTCATTTCATCAGTGCACATCACACATTCGATTCCAAGAGTTTTTATGTTCATGTTAACTAAGACAAGCACAGCACAGAAAAGCGTGCTTGTGAACAGCCTTGGTTGTCATCTAGCCGGCTCTTATCACAGCCTTCGGTAACAATCTGTCGTCTCCGAATCCCTTTGTAGCATCTTGGAATAACCCCATGGATGAGGTCAATGATGAGCTTCTGAAGATGATCACCGCTGACAAGACTCAGCCTCCGGGCCGTAAGTTCCGTGTTGAGCGACCCTCTAGCAGCACCGTGCCACTAACCTTTGACTCCAATCCCCAGCAAGTCACCGTCTGGCTCAACTCCAAAGGGTTTTCCAAACCGTGAGTCACTCTGGTTCTCACATCACTGCctgtcggtgtgtgtttgtatgcaggCTGTGTTGTTATTTGAGTCGTTTTAAGAATCTCCAatttgtctctgtgtttgtctgttgttcTGTAGGACTGTGGAGTGCTTGGGCATCCTAACAGGGGCTCAGCTCTTCTCTCTCAATAAGGAGGAgctgaaggctgtgtgtggggatgAGGGGCCTCGTGTCTACAGCCAGGTCACTGTGCAGAAAGCTCAGCTAGAGgtgagtcatacacacacacacacacgcccagctGAAAACATGACAGCATCAATGGGGGAAAAGGTTGTGTTTTCCTCGTGTTATTTAAATAGTATTGAATTCTGATCAAAATTGAATTTCCATTTACAGAAGACTGGTGGAGAAACAGAGTTGGAACAGATCATGAAACAGAGAAAAAATAAGGTTGGGTCATCCAGCAAGGACTGAACATCCTTGCTCTCACGTTCAACCAATCATCGTCCTTCATAGCTGGTCACCATCCAACCAGTGCAGCCTATCCAGAAACAGCCCTCCTCCTTGTAGTACATCAGCAACAGCAGCTTTTTAGCCTGAAAATCTAAAGATAATGCTGGCTTTGTTGTAATATGCATTTTTaattgtatatttatttatatttcaaatccatatgtatttttatttcttggataagagcgtcagctaaatgactaaatgtaatttcttgttcagtttttttttttcttgttcagtggctttttgttattttgtctGACAATGCATCTGGATATGTGTACAATATGGGGTGTGCACTGTATGAAAGAGAAACCTTTTAATTGGAGAACTCTTTAGTGCATGGGagcgtttgtgtgtatatacttATACAttggtgtatgtttgtgtgcctgtatgCAGGGGTATGATCACTCAATAATGTCTTCATCACAGTTGTTTACTTGATAACTTGTTTACTTACCCTGAACAGCCTAACAATCTAATTCTCTGTGCCAGACTCTATGAAATAGTCTTTAAGATATGTAATGAATCAGTTTCATAATGCTACAGAATGTGTACAGTCACTCTAGAAGTGCAACCATGCCTTCGCACATGAATAATGTTGTTTATTGCATcaacatttttttgtttgtttttataatCCGATTAAAGCATCTACAAAATTAAATGTTCTTTGTAATTACAAATATGTCATACACATGTATTAGTAAACCTTGATAAACATATGCATATTTCAGTGTAATCACACTAATGTGACAACAGTGCTTTGCATGTACTGTCTGTAGGCTATACTATAAAAGTTTCTGTATATTGCAATTGTCCGTAAGATCTTATTACCAATATGACTGTATTGTCCTTGTGATAAATGTTTGAAACTCATTAATTATAAGACAAAACCAGAGAATAAATGATTACTCCAGTTTTggaaaaatataaatgttacatgcaatGTCTTTTTCAGTTATATGTCAAATGAGTTCACATAGTTGTGTAAATACAAATAAGGGATCGAGTTTGAATGGtcgtaataaaaaataaatatacttGCTAAATACCGATGCATACTGTTCTTATGCTTGCTTTTTGAAAATAGTTTCTGTCTTCCTGTTTTATTAAACAGCAATTCTTGGAACAGTTTAAACTGAGATGACCAAAATCCTCCTGCAGGACATGTAACTTCAGTGCTTTTTTCAAATTATAGTTAGAACAggtaacatttcaaaatatttgTATAAACTTTTTTCACAAACAGTCAACTTGATAATGAGTTCCTTtttaacagaaagaaagaacCACACTAAACAGGCAAAACAGAGCAGAGAGCATAATGCCAGTTATGTGTGAGAGTTATGTGTGTCCAAAGAACCAACAGGCATTGTGCACGTAGGAACATGTGTAATAATATATCAGTGTCAACTCTTACCTCACAACATCCACAAAGTCCCTTCCCAATGTCTTGACCTCGTAGGAAAGGCCTTGTTTCCTACACAGCTCGTTCCAGTGGAGCCACCAGGAGGTGGTGTGTGACTATTCACAAAGAGAACTGAGTCCACTGCAGCCAAGTGGAATGACATTCGTCCAATCAAGAGTCATGTTATTAGCGCACTAAAGTTGTTATTGGTAATAGCCCACCATATATTTTATCAATGCTGTTAGTTACGTAAGCATCTTTATACCATGGTCGGGCATAGTATTATGACTAGCATTACGTTAGCTTAAGATCACAACAGCTTGGCAACAACAGCTCAGCTGCAGACCCTTGACCCACAAGCAAGACACGTGTTGATTGTTTTGGTTATTTTGCTTTCCTTCATTTGCAGGATATAAATATGTTTTTGGTTATCCTCAACAAAAACCAAACTTCCAATACCAAAGGTTTTCAACAGCAAAGATGGACCCAACCATAAACAGTTAGCTTactgtgaaaaaaaacaaaatgataACTGTACTGTCTATTTGGCATTTGCACCTTTGGTTAGGCCACCTTTCAGAAAAATTAGGCATGAAAGGTCAGGTAATGGAACTTAGTAGAAGTGTGATTGTAAAGATGACAGACATAGACTTTATGTACAACTATTATTCTGTGTAACCACTAAAAGGGGTCTCAGAAAAGGTGGACCAGGTGTTCCAGGTCCTGGGGTTCCAGGACCAGGTGTTCCAGGACCAGGTGTTCCAGGTCCTGGGGTTCCAGGACCAGGTGTTCCAGGACCAGGTGTTCCAGGACCAGGTGTTCCAGGTCCTGGGGTTCCAGGACCAGGTGTTCCAGGACCAGGTGTTCCAGGACCAGGTGTTCCAGGTCCTGGGGTTCCAGGACCAGGTGTTCCAGGACCAGGTGTTCCAGGTCCTGGGGTTCCAGGACCAGGTGTTCCAGCCTCCCCACCCACAAGACTGGATGGAGGTTTCTGATTATTGCCAACACTGTGTGCTGATACAAATGAGAAAGACACTGATTGGTTATTTTTTCCTTCCACACCAGCAACCAAATGTCATCATTACATAGTGAGCCAAAGAGGAAACATGAGGTCAATGGACGTCATCAAAGTTAGCTACAGTAGAGGTAAAATAGAGGCTTCTTATAGCTTAGAAAACGCTACTGTTAATCATGGCATTGTCCTAGAATTGATTGTACTCTTTAGCAAATATGATATTTGCCTCCAACAGCATGTAAACAGTTGTATTGACAATAGTAAGAAGCAGCATGAATCTGGTGCAAAGGCCAGATGACCTGTAATTACCCTGCCGTCAATAAACACAATCAATAAAGTGGTGGATGTCATTAGCCAACGGATAAAGACCACCACTGCAGAGGAAGTTGGGCCGGCAGGTATGTTTTCTGTCCAAGTCCAGTAGACACAACCCAAGAAGTCAGCTTAAAGGAGCAGTGTTCAGCACACTAAGATATGTCACAAATTGTGATTCATGAAAGATGGATTGCTATAGTGGACTGTGAATCAACCACAGGGTGTACACCGTACTGAAGCTCAATATAGACATTGGCTAATGCTGGGGGGGGACACCACAGGAAAATCTGGGCCGATTTCACCCTTTCCAACAATCCTAGGTAATATCCCGATTATCTCGATGGTTCCACAGATTACTTTATCAGATTTTCCCCTGTACAGCAGTACATTTATATGTGTATTATTGTTCAAGGGTTTTACATCTTCATCATTATATAGTGCGTGCACCTTCACACTGATTTTGAAATGTTCTAGAAAAATAAACTGACAATATTTTAAAGAGTTGTAGGCTAATACCGGAACGTAAATTGCGAAATAATAGGCCTTACATCTGTCCCATGAAATGATGGTGTGATGTGAGTGCATAGTCTAAAAAGTGGCTCATGGAAATGGTCTTCACCTGTTGTACCCTTCCTTAACCACGCGATTTATTGCATCACAAGCAAAGGGCAATGTCTCTATCAATAACAGTCCGTTAATATTTGATTGGGACCCTTTTTAACACGCATATGTTCAAGGGGTACCCCTTAAGCATATTGTTCTCCCTTCAAAACGACATTATGTCATTTAACGTTTATTCAGTAACAATCCGGGGCTCGATTATGCCACCATTTTGGTACTGGTGATGTTTTCTGATTGGCATTAAACTCTGTTTAACTTGAGATAAATAAGTATACCTGCGCCTCATCTGTTATTGTACAAAGCGGGACCAGTTCCCTTACTTCTCAGTGTGAGAAATTGTAAAcatgcgtgagaaatacaaattgttgcgtgagagcgtgaCAAATCAAATGGCTGAAAGGCGTGAGTCTTACGGGCCTGTTTACGTTCTTAACTTTCATGCAGATATTAGATATTAGCTGTCAATCACTCTTTGGCGCAAATTAGGACCCACTTCTTCGGGTGGGTGCTCTTATCTTTTGCCATTTTTAAAATTTGGAAGCACCAGTGCTACTGTGCCGTTTGTCACCTAACAGGACTCAGttataggtgtgttcgacttcatgcagcaccagcggcgccgacagccggctgaaGCCGGccgccttgaagctgagaatgccattggctgcttcaagtcagccaggctgcaggcAAATTGTGTTCAACAACGAATGGATCTTATTCATGCGGGAACATCTCTTTAATGTAGGCCTAATCCAAAATGGTCTAAGCGAGTACATGCGCATAGGTGCCATCTAGTGAACGTAAACAATATCACGCATGACATCACATGACAGCTACCGAGTAAAAAAGTTTATTTAGAGCACTGAAATTAGCAAACAAGACTTGTGATGTGGTGCATTATACCATTGTAAATGTCAATGCAGAATCATCtgaaaagtaaataaataatgtgGTGTTTACTTCAAGTCATACATGCATTTCTGAGGAGGCATTTCGGCAGGAAGAAATGGCAATAATGAGCCAACAGCAAAAGGAATCAGTCCAAATAGTTTTATTCTTGTCGGAACAAAGATTAATATGGGAGTAGTGTTAAGTTTCATTAAAAGATCAGCTCCCTTTTTACAGACAGAACGAATCACAAAAAACAGCTTGGATCACCAAAACAAGCTtagagacaacaacaaaaaccacCCCACAATTAGACCAACAAGTTAGGCGAAGCATAGACAGACTCACAGAGGGAATTCCACGTTTTCTGCTAAATAACATGCTGTGGATTATGTTATTGGTTGCAATTTGACCACTATTCAAAAGCAACACCCTGTCAATATTGGGACAAAATACAGCACATTTATTTACATAAGAATGGCAACTGCATTAAGTGAATGACAAAATTCACTTTTTGGTGACCAACTCAAGTCTGTCAGACGGTTATTTCTTCATCATTTATGTAGATAAGCATCAAGCCACAGGCACCCAGACTTCTTCAGTGATCTGGGAGGGGCAGAAGGTTACTTCTGTTTTATTCGAGTCCAAGGGACACACAGGCATTGTGCATGTATTGTTAAAGCATACTGCATCTACAGTAATATGTATTGTTTGTTATAAGTAAAACTGTTACCTCACAACATCTGCAAAACCTTGTCCCAATGTCTTCACCTCGTAGGAAAGGCCATGTTTCTTACACAAAGCACGCACCATTGGAGCAATCCGATGGAAGTTGTGACGTGGCATGGTGGGGAAaaggctgagagagaaagacaaagtgaCACCACACATGACATCCAAAATGTGTACCCCATTCACACTATAGTGTCTAAATATAACTACAGTATAAGATACcctgacaaacaaaacaaaactggGTTAAAGATTATTTATCTGACATAATTGATGTACATATGACCTAGGGCACCATGTTTGTTCCACATGACAAGTTGTATCATAATAAGGTTAATTTTAAGCAAAGTCGATATTGGTGTGGAAATGTGTCCAAAATGTCACTTACTGGTGTTCAACCTGAAAGTTAAGGTGCCCACTGAACCAGTCATTGAAGAATGACTGCTCAATATTGCAGGTGGAATTCAACTACACCAGAAAGAGAAATGCACACATTATGTACATGCACCATTATGTACCTAGACTGACAGATGTGGGGTTCACTGACAATGGTACCTGCATGGTCAGCCAGTCTTGGTGGTTGTCATATTCAATGTCCTTTGGAATGTGGCTCATCTGTGTCACCCATACAAACCAGTGGCTCTCCAGAAACCTGCATACATCAAGCATGTGGCCATCACTGCATCACAATTATTTCTTATATGAAAGGTTTTGTATTAGATATTCTTTGAGGAACATCTCAGATTATTCTTTACCTGACAACGCTTAATAGAAGGACTGAACCAAGAAAACCAAAGAAGGGAACATAGCATAGGAAGTAGCGAATTTGAAAGGTTATCCACCAGGCTATGTCCTTGAtagaagagcaggagagacatacattttttatagaAAATCAGTTATTAACTATGATAAAATGATGATCCCAGCAGTTGACATTAAATCTCACCTCCCAGAGACGATGCGAAAACATGGTTTTTAGAATCTGAATGTGGAAAAACACTGGAATAAGCAGAGGGGGGCCAactaagagaaagagaaaacaattGAATGTTGATATTTTAAAATTGATCATCTTTGAcactaaaatatatataatcatACAGCATCAACATAAGAAGGTTACCCAAAAAGAAGTATTTGTGTTGGTGGTTGTAAGGCAAATACTTGAGCTTCTTTATTCCATACTAAAGTGGAAGGAGAATCAGATGGTCACATTTTCTACTGCCCAAGTATTATGGGATACATTTTATCCTATTTATTAAATCTATGACATCACTCATACTTGCCTCCACTGGCTGTGTGTCTCCTAATACAAACATGTGGAGCATGTTGATGTCAGGGTCCTTACGGATCACATTGGGCTTGGCATGATGCTGGAAGTGACGATGGTTCCACCAGCAGGCAGAAGCTCCCTTTGAACACAAATGTTTTGTTCACTAGATTTTCTCTGCTAGAGAACCCAATGCTAATGGATAATGGTGAATAATaaattataaaaatatttaTGCATGACATTAATAAAATAGAAGAACTTTGTTATTGTTCAATACCTTTAAGTGACCAATAGTAAATTTTTGAAGTAAATGATTCCATCTGGATTTCttgaagacagacaggtgggcaAAATCATGCTGCAACCATCCGGCTTGGGACTGAAAATACAAGAAATCCATTATTGTCCAAGGCCATTAGGTGACCAATGGTAAATTTGTGAAGTAAATTAGTCCATCTGGGCTTCttgaagacagacagatgggcaAAATCATGCTGCAACCATCCATCTTGGGACTGAAAATAATCAATTAACAGTATGGCTTGTGGTTATCTATGGCACTGACTATAATAGAGACATATTACCTGGGATGTGGCCAGAATGACACAGCAAAGCAGTGTTGAAGTCCAGTTGGTTTCGCAGGTCCACAGAAGCAGCAAAGCCAGGACTTCCAGTAACAGAATGTGCcccagatgaaggcagaaaaaaaGAGGCTTGGCTTGAAACAGCCCTTCTTTTTCTGCATGGTCACGCAAATTACGGAAGTCCTGAACAATATTTTCCTGCATagaataaaagaaagaaaaaagtgtTTGAGTGAGGATCAAGGAAACAAGATTGGGGTTAAGAAGTGggcaaggagggagagaaacagatgacagaaagagagaattaTAGATATAAATCATGGGCAATTTCACAGGTTTAATAAAGTACAGAATCTACAGTATTTCATTGACTCACACTCTTGTCGTGATCATGACAAGGTTCAGATGCTGCCAGTTCACCAACCAACAAGGGCTTCAGAAATTTTCTCACAAAGGTTGGATCAGGATGAAAAGCTGTGAATGCTTCCTAGAGAACAGGGATATATTAAAACACAGGATAATCCGGTTTAAAATACTATAGCTTTGACATCTAAACAGATTTGCAGACTAAAAAGACTGATCTTTACATAGGGTGCAAACAGGACAAGAGTTTTATGGAAGATTAGTTTTTTAACCTCATATGCCAACAACTATGTCAGGTCACAACATAAAGCatgaaaacattacaaatatcaagaaggagtcagatggctaaacggttagggaatcggactagtaatctgaaggttgccagatcgattcccggccgtggcaaattacgttgtgtccttgggcaaggcacttcaccctacttgcctgggggggggggggggaatgtccctgtacttactgtaaatcgctctggataagagcgtctgctaaatgactaaatgtaatcaaGAAGCATATTTACTGTGGCATCCTCCCCAGCATAGTGACTGATGACTCTTATTCCGCCAGGATGCCTCTTGGTCCAGTTGGTGATGTTGTACACTTTCCTGTCAATGACGAGCCACTGATCATTCTTGTTCGCATGCCTCTGTATCTCCTCCCACGTGAAGACATTACCACCTCCTTGCTTGCCATTGTTTGTGAGGTCTGGGTCTTTCAAATGTTTCCCGAGACCCATCCTTACTGGTATTGGATCAGGT
Proteins encoded in this region:
- the fads2 gene encoding acyl-CoA 6-desaturase isoform X2, whose translation is MGLGKHLKDPDLTNNGKQGGGNVFTWEEIQRHANKNDQWLVIDRKVYNITNWTKRHPGGIRVISHYAGEDATEAFTAFHPDPTFVRKFLKPLLVGELAASEPCHDHDKSENIVQDFRHILLLEVLALLLLWTCETNWTSTLLCCVILATSQSQAGWLQHDFAHLSVFKKSRWNHLLQKFTIGHLKGASACWWNHRHFQHHAKPNVIRKDPDINMLHMFVLGDTQPVEYGIKKLKYLPYNHQHKYFFLVGPPLLIPVFFHIQILKTMFSHRLWEDIAWWITFQIRYFLCYVPFFGFLGSVLLLSVVRFLESHWFVWVTQMSHIPKDIEYDNHQDWLTMQLNSTCNIEQSFFNDWFSGHLNFQVEHHLFPTMPRHNFHRIAPMVRALCKKHGLSYEVKTLGQGFADVVRSLKKSGCLWLDAYLHK
- the fads2 gene encoding acyl-CoA 6-desaturase isoform X1; translated protein: MGLGKHLKDPDLTNNGKQGGGNVFTWEEIQRHANKNDQWLVIDRKVYNITNWTKRHPGGIRVISHYAGEDATEAFTAFHPDPTFVRKFLKPLLVGELAASEPCHDHDKSENIVQDFRNLRDHAEKEGLFQAKPLFFCLHLGHILLLEVLALLLLWTCETNWTSTLLCCVILATSQSQAGWLQHDFAHLSVFKKSRWNHLLQKFTIGHLKGASACWWNHRHFQHHAKPNVIRKDPDINMLHMFVLGDTQPVEYGIKKLKYLPYNHQHKYFFLVGPPLLIPVFFHIQILKTMFSHRLWEDIAWWITFQIRYFLCYVPFFGFLGSVLLLSVVRFLESHWFVWVTQMSHIPKDIEYDNHQDWLTMQLNSTCNIEQSFFNDWFSGHLNFQVEHHLFPTMPRHNFHRIAPMVRALCKKHGLSYEVKTLGQGFADVVRSLKKSGCLWLDAYLHK